GAGATAAAATGGATTTGACTATTCAAAAATTAACTGAATTAGGAATAAACAAAATAATCCCAATTTCAGTCAAAAGATGTATAGTCAAATTGGATAAAAAAAAAGACAGGTGGGACACAATTTCAAAAGAAGCATTAAAACAATGTCAAGGAGTTGTTCCCACAGTTATTGATGAGATAAAAAAAATTGACAAATTAAATTTAAAAGATTATGATTTAATTTTAGTTCCTTATGAAAATGAAAAAGAAATATTTATAAAAGATATTCTAAGAAATTTAAAAGTAAAACCAACAAAAATTCTGTATATTATAGGAGCAGAAGGAGGTTTTGAAAAAGAGGAAATTGACTATTTAAAAGAGAATGGAGCTAAAATAATAAGTCTTGGAAAAAGAATATTAAGGGCAGAGACAGCAGCAATAGTAACAGGAGGAGTAATAATAAATGAGTTTTTCTAAAAAGGTTGCTTTTCATACCCTAGGTTGTAAGGTTAATCAATATGAAACAGAAAGTATAAAAAATCAGCTTATTA
This DNA window, taken from Fusobacterium simiae, encodes the following:
- a CDS encoding RsmE family RNA methyltransferase, encoding MLSVVVTEVYDDYILVVETSDINHIKNVFRKVKGDKVRAVDGANEYLCEIERIDEKEIKLKILEKIEDKFSLDIEVDAGISILKGDKMDLTIQKLTELGINKIIPISVKRCIVKLDKKKDRWDTISKEALKQCQGVVPTVIDEIKKIDKLNLKDYDLILVPYENEKEIFIKDILRNLKVKPTKILYIIGAEGGFEKEEIDYLKENGAKIISLGKRILRAETAAIVTGGVIINEFF